From Cheilinus undulatus linkage group 18, ASM1832078v1, whole genome shotgun sequence, the proteins below share one genomic window:
- the pank2 gene encoding pantothenate kinase 2, mitochondrial isoform X1, which produces MAFNGHQRDDEGIDEDETPTKQPRSNKEMPGCFIHEPNNEASVSAGRAISDRRTSNSTARHRRDSVKKTRPPFPWFGMDIGGTLVKLVYFEPKDITAEEEQEEVENLKSIRRYLTSNIAYGKTGIRDVHLELPDLTLCGRTGNLHFIRFPTHDLPAFLQMGRNKHFSSLHTTLCATGGGAYKFESDFRTMADLQLHKLDELDCLIRGVLYIDSVVSSGSSECYYFENPTDPDRCVQKPYTLENPYPLLLVNIGSGVSILAVYSENNYKRVTGTSLGGGTFLGLCCLLTGCSTFEEALEMASQGESTRVDKLVRDIYGGDYERFGLPGWAVASSFGNMMSKEKRESVSKEDLARATLVTITNNIGSITRMCALNENIERVVFVGNFLRVNTLSMKLLAYAMDYWSKGQLKALFLRHEGYFGAVGALLELLHPS; this is translated from the exons ATGGCGTTCAATGGCCACCAGCGCGACGATGAAGGTATCGACGAAGACGAAACGCCCACGAAGCAGCCGCGGTCCAACAAGGAGATGCCCGGTTGTTTCATACACGAGCCCAACAATGAAGCATCTGTGTCCGCGGGGAGAGCCATATCCGACCGGCGGACCTCCAACTCGACGGCGAGGCATCGGAGGGACTCGGTGAAGAAAACAAGGCCGC CTTTTCCCTGGTTTGGGATGGACATTGGAGGCACTCTAGTGAAGCTGGTGTACTTTGAGCCCAAAGACATTAcagcagaggaggagcaggaagaGGTGGAGAACCTGAAGAGCATCCGGCGCTACCTAACCTCCAACATCGCCTATGGGAAAACAGGCATCAGGGATGTGCACCTGGAGCTGCCGGACCTGACGCTGTGCGGCAGGACAGGCAACCTGCACTTCATTCGCTTCCCCACGCATGACCTGCCGGCCTTCCTGCAGATGGGCCGCAACAAGCACTTCTCCAGCCTTCACACCACCCTCTGCGCCACGGGAGGGGGGGCGTACAAGTTTGAATCTGATTTCCGCACG atggccgaccTGCAGCTCCACAAGCTGGATGAGTTGGACTGCTTGATCCGGGGTGTGCTGTACATCGACTCGGTGGTGTCCAGCGGCTCCTCCGAGTGCTACTACTTTGAAAACCCCACTGATCCGGATCGCTGCGTCCAGAAGCCTTACACACTGGAGAACCCCTACCCTCTGCTGCTGGTCAACATCGGGTCTGGGGTCAGCATCCTGGCCGTCTACTCTGAGAACAATTACAAACGAGTTACAGGGACCAG CCTCGGTGGTGGGACCTTCCTGGGCCTGTGTTGCCTGCTGACCGGCTGCTCTACTTTCGAGGAAGCTCTAGAAATGGCTTCTCAGGGGGAGAGCACCAGAGTGGACAAGCTGGTCCGGGACATCTACGGAGGAGACTATGAGAGGTTTGGACTGCCAGGCTGGGCTGTAGCCTCAAG TTTTGGCAACATGATGTCCAAAGAGAAGAGGGAGTCGGTGTCCAAAGAGGACCTAGCCAGAGCAACTCTGGTCACCATCACCAACAACATCGGCTCCATCACCAGGATGTGTGCTCTCAACGAG AACATCGAGAGAGTGGTGTTTGTGGGAAACTTCCTCCGAGTGAACACGCTCTCCATGAAGCTGCTGGCCTACGCCATGGACTACTGGTCTAAAGGACAGCTCAAGGCACTCTTCCTACGACATGag GGCTACTTCGGAGCAGTTGGAGCCTTGCTAGAGCTTCTACATCCGTCCTAA
- the pank2 gene encoding pantothenate kinase 2, mitochondrial isoform X2 yields the protein MVAVNRQDLFCNKMAFSVHTVLLQLWMKLLVIMSANNETSALSFPWFGMDIGGTLVKLVYFEPKDITAEEEQEEVENLKSIRRYLTSNIAYGKTGIRDVHLELPDLTLCGRTGNLHFIRFPTHDLPAFLQMGRNKHFSSLHTTLCATGGGAYKFESDFRTMADLQLHKLDELDCLIRGVLYIDSVVSSGSSECYYFENPTDPDRCVQKPYTLENPYPLLLVNIGSGVSILAVYSENNYKRVTGTSLGGGTFLGLCCLLTGCSTFEEALEMASQGESTRVDKLVRDIYGGDYERFGLPGWAVASSFGNMMSKEKRESVSKEDLARATLVTITNNIGSITRMCALNENIERVVFVGNFLRVNTLSMKLLAYAMDYWSKGQLKALFLRHEGYFGAVGALLELLHPS from the exons ATGGTGGCAGTAAATAGACAGGATCTATTTTGCAACAAGATGGCGTTCTCGGTACACACTGTACTGTTACAACTGTGGATGAAGCTGCTTGTCATTATGTCGGCCAACAATGAGACATCAGCTCTAT CTTTTCCCTGGTTTGGGATGGACATTGGAGGCACTCTAGTGAAGCTGGTGTACTTTGAGCCCAAAGACATTAcagcagaggaggagcaggaagaGGTGGAGAACCTGAAGAGCATCCGGCGCTACCTAACCTCCAACATCGCCTATGGGAAAACAGGCATCAGGGATGTGCACCTGGAGCTGCCGGACCTGACGCTGTGCGGCAGGACAGGCAACCTGCACTTCATTCGCTTCCCCACGCATGACCTGCCGGCCTTCCTGCAGATGGGCCGCAACAAGCACTTCTCCAGCCTTCACACCACCCTCTGCGCCACGGGAGGGGGGGCGTACAAGTTTGAATCTGATTTCCGCACG atggccgaccTGCAGCTCCACAAGCTGGATGAGTTGGACTGCTTGATCCGGGGTGTGCTGTACATCGACTCGGTGGTGTCCAGCGGCTCCTCCGAGTGCTACTACTTTGAAAACCCCACTGATCCGGATCGCTGCGTCCAGAAGCCTTACACACTGGAGAACCCCTACCCTCTGCTGCTGGTCAACATCGGGTCTGGGGTCAGCATCCTGGCCGTCTACTCTGAGAACAATTACAAACGAGTTACAGGGACCAG CCTCGGTGGTGGGACCTTCCTGGGCCTGTGTTGCCTGCTGACCGGCTGCTCTACTTTCGAGGAAGCTCTAGAAATGGCTTCTCAGGGGGAGAGCACCAGAGTGGACAAGCTGGTCCGGGACATCTACGGAGGAGACTATGAGAGGTTTGGACTGCCAGGCTGGGCTGTAGCCTCAAG TTTTGGCAACATGATGTCCAAAGAGAAGAGGGAGTCGGTGTCCAAAGAGGACCTAGCCAGAGCAACTCTGGTCACCATCACCAACAACATCGGCTCCATCACCAGGATGTGTGCTCTCAACGAG AACATCGAGAGAGTGGTGTTTGTGGGAAACTTCCTCCGAGTGAACACGCTCTCCATGAAGCTGCTGGCCTACGCCATGGACTACTGGTCTAAAGGACAGCTCAAGGCACTCTTCCTACGACATGag GGCTACTTCGGAGCAGTTGGAGCCTTGCTAGAGCTTCTACATCCGTCCTAA